The following proteins are co-located in the Bradyrhizobium sp. AZCC 2176 genome:
- a CDS encoding glycosyltransferase encodes MRAVVAVLLFVTAAHAGLWGLFQEKQPAPDFRGILPSVSYAPFEGTAHPDVDNIPQIEKIRADLKKLSTVTRAIRLYSSTGGVELVPPIAAEFGLKVTVGAWIDKNSDRNKREIEAAINLAKRNSNVNGIVVGNETIFRGEQKVDDLIELIKQVKKSVNVPVTTGEIWNIWRDYPELASSVDFIAAHVLPYWENFTDKQAVDQAVAMFQLLRDQFPGKRIVIAEFGWPSAGYNLRNAEPGPFEQASVLRNFVTRAEAIGMDYNIVEAIDQPWKFFEGGVGPYWGILDASREPKFAWTGPIVNENYWKLAAIALLVGILMSLPILRLEQPTIMQALVLSAAANGVGAWVSTVFAYWAGHYFVLGSAFALTLGLILLVPLILIAMARIDEIAAIAFGRGPRRLIAKSAEAMPPATIGDAVAFPKVSIHIPAYFEPVEMLKQTLDAVSRLDYPNFECVVIINNTPDPEFWQPIQDHCRTLGERFKFINAEKVKGFKAGALRIAMDRTAADAEIIGIIDADYVVQPDWLKDLVPVFADPRVGLVQAPQEHRDGDRSLMHYIMNGEYAGFFDIGMVQRNEHNAIIVHGTMCLIRRAAMDMAGGWAGDTICEDTDLGLAIIEHGWLTHYTNHRYGHGLLPDTYEAFKKQRHRWAYGGFQIVKKHWRRFLPGASRLTPDQRREFSLGWLNWLGAESLGVLVAILNLIWVPIVAFADIAIPDKILTLPIIASFVVSLIHFVALYRLRVHVKAGQMLGAMIAAMSVQWTVSRAVAQGLITEHLPFARTSKGGLSVMSIEFQAFWEAVLGVLLLVGATVLVVTNGYKQVREIYIFAGVLVLQSLPFLAAVSIALLENSRANSFAFWRNSAVRTAELIGLRPVSLPTVGSQSQPVASEIRREAN; translated from the coding sequence ATGCGTGCCGTCGTCGCCGTTCTGCTGTTTGTGACCGCAGCTCACGCCGGGCTGTGGGGCCTGTTTCAGGAAAAGCAGCCGGCACCCGATTTCAGGGGCATTCTGCCAAGCGTCTCCTATGCACCGTTCGAAGGGACGGCGCATCCGGACGTCGATAATATTCCGCAGATCGAAAAGATTCGCGCCGACCTGAAGAAGCTGTCGACGGTCACACGCGCGATTCGTCTCTACTCGTCGACCGGCGGCGTCGAACTGGTGCCGCCGATCGCCGCCGAGTTCGGCCTGAAGGTCACCGTCGGCGCCTGGATCGACAAGAATTCCGATCGCAACAAGCGCGAGATCGAGGCGGCGATCAATCTTGCCAAGCGCAACAGCAACGTCAACGGCATCGTGGTCGGCAACGAAACGATTTTCCGCGGCGAGCAGAAGGTCGACGACCTGATCGAACTGATCAAGCAGGTGAAGAAGTCGGTCAACGTCCCCGTGACGACCGGCGAGATCTGGAACATCTGGCGCGACTATCCGGAACTGGCATCCTCCGTCGATTTCATCGCCGCGCACGTGCTGCCCTATTGGGAAAACTTCACCGACAAGCAGGCCGTCGATCAGGCGGTCGCGATGTTCCAATTGCTGCGCGACCAGTTTCCCGGCAAGCGGATCGTGATCGCCGAGTTCGGCTGGCCGAGCGCCGGATACAATTTGAGGAATGCTGAACCCGGGCCGTTCGAGCAGGCCTCAGTGCTGCGCAATTTCGTCACCCGCGCCGAAGCCATCGGCATGGACTACAACATCGTCGAGGCGATCGATCAGCCCTGGAAATTCTTCGAAGGCGGCGTCGGACCCTATTGGGGCATTCTCGACGCCTCCCGCGAACCGAAATTCGCCTGGACCGGCCCGATCGTGAACGAGAACTACTGGAAGCTGGCGGCGATCGCGCTCCTGGTCGGAATCCTGATGTCGCTGCCGATCCTGCGGCTCGAGCAGCCGACCATCATGCAGGCGCTGGTGCTTTCAGCCGCGGCCAACGGCGTCGGCGCCTGGGTTTCCACCGTGTTCGCCTACTGGGCCGGACACTATTTCGTGCTCGGCTCGGCCTTTGCGCTGACGCTGGGCCTGATTCTTCTGGTTCCGCTGATCCTGATTGCGATGGCGCGCATCGACGAAATCGCCGCGATCGCGTTCGGCCGCGGCCCGCGCCGGCTGATCGCCAAGAGTGCGGAGGCGATGCCGCCCGCCACGATCGGCGACGCCGTCGCGTTTCCGAAAGTCTCGATCCACATTCCCGCCTATTTCGAGCCGGTCGAGATGCTCAAGCAGACGCTTGATGCGGTCTCGCGCCTCGACTATCCGAACTTCGAATGCGTCGTCATCATCAACAACACGCCCGATCCGGAGTTCTGGCAGCCCATCCAGGATCACTGCCGCACGCTCGGTGAGCGCTTCAAGTTCATCAATGCCGAGAAGGTCAAGGGCTTCAAGGCCGGCGCCTTGCGCATCGCCATGGACCGCACCGCGGCGGATGCCGAGATCATCGGCATCATCGACGCCGACTACGTCGTGCAGCCCGATTGGCTGAAGGACCTGGTGCCGGTGTTCGCCGATCCGCGCGTCGGCCTCGTGCAGGCGCCGCAGGAACATCGCGACGGCGACCGTTCGCTGATGCACTACATCATGAACGGCGAGTATGCCGGATTCTTCGATATCGGCATGGTCCAGCGCAACGAACACAACGCCATCATCGTGCACGGCACGATGTGCCTGATCCGCCGCGCGGCGATGGACATGGCTGGCGGCTGGGCCGGCGACACCATCTGCGAGGACACCGACCTGGGCCTCGCCATCATCGAGCATGGCTGGCTCACGCATTACACCAACCACCGCTACGGCCACGGCCTGCTGCCCGACACCTATGAAGCCTTCAAGAAGCAGCGCCACCGCTGGGCCTATGGCGGCTTCCAGATCGTCAAGAAGCACTGGCGTCGCTTCCTGCCCGGCGCGAGCCGGCTGACGCCGGATCAGCGCCGCGAATTCTCGCTCGGCTGGCTGAACTGGCTAGGGGCCGAAAGCCTCGGCGTGCTGGTGGCGATCCTCAATCTGATCTGGGTGCCGATCGTGGCGTTTGCCGACATCGCCATTCCCGACAAGATCCTGACGCTGCCGATCATCGCCTCCTTCGTCGTCTCGCTGATCCATTTCGTGGCGCTGTACCGCCTGCGCGTGCATGTCAAAGCCGGCCAGATGCTGGGGGCCATGATCGCGGCGATGAGCGTGCAGTGGACGGTATCGCGCGCGGTCGCCCAAGGCCTGATCACCGAGCATCTGCCGTTCGCCCGCACCTCCAAGGGCGGGCTGTCCGTGATGTCGATCGAGTTCCAGGCGTTCTGGGAGGCCGTGCTCGGCGTGCTGCTGCTGGTTGGCGCCACCGTGCTGGTCGTGACGAACGGCTACAAGCAGGTGCGCGAGATCTATATCTTCGCCGGCGTGCTGGTGCTGCAGAGCCTGCCGTTCCTGGCCGCAGTCTCGATCGCGCTATTGGAAAACTCCCGCGCCAATTCCTTTGCCTTCTGGCGTAACAGCGCGGTGCGGACGGCGGAACTGATCGGGCTGCGTCCGGTCAGCCTGCCGACCGTTGGCAGCCAGTCCCAGCCGGTTGCGTCGGAAATTCGCCGCGAGGCGAACTGA
- a CDS encoding beta-1-3, beta-1-6-glucan biosynthesis protein, with translation MRRRVLDPRVAVLRRFAAAGLALLIGSAGAFAQSGSPAPQDQQGKSAANTADANKDNQRKADEFVEAAQAINGPAGNPECVWLGRRVVRLMWRDDLDTAFRHLDLYDRFGCPGGHVQATFRCLTRFGGQIDPKVAETLDSRIHVCWINPGAQPQAAAASPAPAAPATAGNAPPAPAASPSPAPSAPPAPPAK, from the coding sequence ATGCGTCGACGGGTGCTTGATCCAAGAGTTGCGGTTTTGAGACGCTTCGCCGCTGCCGGCCTGGCCCTCCTGATCGGATCGGCCGGAGCGTTTGCCCAGAGCGGCAGCCCGGCCCCCCAGGATCAGCAAGGCAAGTCGGCCGCCAATACCGCCGACGCCAACAAGGACAACCAGCGCAAGGCCGACGAATTCGTCGAGGCGGCCCAGGCCATCAACGGCCCGGCCGGAAACCCCGAATGCGTCTGGCTCGGCCGCCGGGTGGTTCGCCTGATGTGGCGGGACGACCTCGACACCGCATTCCGGCACCTCGATCTCTATGACCGGTTCGGCTGCCCCGGCGGTCATGTCCAGGCCACCTTCCGCTGCCTGACCCGCTTTGGCGGACAGATCGATCCCAAAGTCGCCGAAACCCTCGACAGCCGCATCCACGTCTGCTGGATCAATCCGGGCGCCCAGCCCCAGGCCGCGGCGGCCAGCCCGGCGCCGGCGGCGCCTGCGACCGCCGGCAACGCGCCGCCGGCCCCGGCCGCCTCACCCTCGCCGGCCCCCAGCGCCCCGCCTGCCCCGCCGGCGAAATAG
- a CDS encoding glycoside hydrolase family 17 protein — protein MEPISLRTPLALLLSSLGMIAALWWWLATPITLVRAPIDPSAKLQCVSYAPFRGAQTPLIPTTQILPEQIAQDLAQLAKITDCVRTYSIENGLDQVPALAAKVGLKVIQGIWLSSNRIKNLAQISVAIELTKEHPDVITALVVGNEVLLRGEMTTSDLAAHIRSVKSRVTVPVTYADVWEFWLRNREVYDAVDFVTIHILPYWEDMPVRAKHAAGHVDDIRKRMAVAFPNKEILIGETGWPSAGRMREGALPSRTNQARVVSEILDLAKREKFRVNLIEAYDQPWKRQLEGTVGGYWGMINDAQRAVKYPPGEPISNYPFWKLQMGCGMALSAFVFLAGWLTLRRRPWKPRLASWIAVGTSATTAGMLLGVAADKMFYESYGLGGWLQWGALLAAAIASPMLCANAAMSGRPLPTFLELLGPREVRTKSVLTALLGFVLVVTTVIAAETALGFTFDPRYRDFPFASLTMAVVPFAALMLLNRPKEGVRPIAESTFAGLLVAAALFTGFNEGNQNWQSMWTCAIYLLLALTLWRARAEQIPK, from the coding sequence ATGGAACCGATTTCTCTTCGTACGCCGCTGGCGCTTCTCCTTTCATCGCTAGGTATGATCGCGGCCCTTTGGTGGTGGCTGGCCACGCCGATTACGCTTGTGCGCGCGCCGATCGACCCCAGCGCAAAGCTGCAATGCGTTTCCTACGCCCCGTTCCGCGGCGCGCAGACGCCGCTGATTCCGACTACGCAAATCCTGCCTGAACAGATCGCGCAGGATCTGGCGCAGCTCGCCAAGATCACCGATTGCGTGCGGACCTATTCGATCGAGAACGGGCTCGATCAGGTTCCGGCACTGGCCGCGAAGGTCGGGCTGAAGGTGATCCAGGGGATCTGGCTATCGAGCAACCGGATCAAGAACCTCGCCCAGATTTCGGTAGCGATCGAGCTGACCAAGGAGCACCCCGATGTCATCACCGCGCTGGTGGTCGGCAACGAGGTGCTGTTGCGCGGCGAGATGACGACATCGGATCTCGCGGCCCATATCCGCTCGGTGAAGTCGCGGGTCACCGTGCCGGTCACCTATGCCGATGTCTGGGAATTCTGGCTGCGCAACCGTGAGGTCTACGACGCCGTCGACTTCGTCACGATTCACATCCTGCCTTACTGGGAAGACATGCCGGTGCGCGCGAAACACGCCGCCGGCCATGTCGACGATATCCGCAAGCGGATGGCGGTGGCGTTTCCGAACAAGGAAATCCTGATTGGCGAAACCGGCTGGCCGAGCGCGGGCAGGATGCGCGAAGGCGCGCTGCCGTCGCGCACCAACCAGGCGCGCGTGGTGTCCGAAATCCTCGACCTTGCCAAGCGCGAAAAGTTTCGGGTCAATTTGATCGAGGCCTATGACCAGCCGTGGAAGCGCCAGCTCGAGGGCACGGTCGGCGGCTATTGGGGCATGATCAATGACGCGCAGCGGGCGGTGAAATATCCGCCCGGCGAGCCGATCAGCAATTATCCGTTCTGGAAACTGCAGATGGGATGCGGGATGGCACTCAGCGCCTTCGTGTTCCTGGCGGGCTGGCTGACGCTGCGGCGGCGGCCGTGGAAGCCGCGGCTGGCCTCGTGGATCGCGGTCGGGACATCGGCGACCACCGCCGGCATGCTGCTCGGGGTCGCCGCCGACAAGATGTTCTACGAGAGCTACGGGCTAGGGGGCTGGCTGCAATGGGGCGCGCTGCTGGCGGCCGCGATTGCGTCACCGATGCTGTGCGCGAACGCTGCGATGTCGGGGCGGCCGCTGCCGACATTCCTCGAACTGCTCGGACCGCGCGAGGTCCGGACCAAATCGGTGCTGACGGCGCTGTTGGGTTTCGTGCTTGTCGTCACCACGGTGATCGCGGCGGAAACCGCGCTCGGCTTTACGTTCGATCCGCGCTACCGCGATTTTCCGTTCGCCTCATTGACCATGGCGGTGGTGCCGTTCGCGGCCCTGATGCTGCTCAACCGGCCGAAAGAGGGCGTGCGCCCGATCGCCGAATCCACCTTTGCCGGTTTGCTGGTCGCCGCCGCGCTCTTCACCGGCTTCAACGAGGGCAACCAGAACTGGCAGTCGATGTGGACCTGCGCGATCTATCTCTTGCTGGCGCTCACGCTGTGGCGGGCGCGGGCCGAGCAAATCCCAAAATGA
- a CDS encoding pentapeptide repeat-containing protein — translation MAKKPDHLADFEADDTGGVLSNLLAEEDELDRRGLWRIGSWGVGATAAVVLAVMANQSSLGLKREQVAATDLTRQAQQIQVVARETQNEARRLSAAIDTLNSDRDRLYSRVTSLEQGLDSVTGAIARQASASASPPVANPEPQAAANPPPSPAVAPVATSPATLPAADKSTAATAEPAPAAVYSAAKDAAKTDAAKAESAKPETAKADLPKVELAKADLTKADLANADLAKADTAKADTVKPEPAKPSPATPLMAAQSMMAPPDPAAGKLIAPGKAPNPVIASPIPDVAAAAPSAADAEADDDTAPKVSLRRTEFGVDLGTANSVNGLRALWLGLLKSRSNAPLTGLRPIIVIKEATGGLGMQLRLVAGPLNDAGAAARICAILTENKRPCETTIFDGQRLSLKSDDPPPTAAKPPLRRRGIAKRAAAVVVEEVAKKPEAPPAPTQTTLSSFFSRKNSQ, via the coding sequence TTGGCCAAGAAACCAGACCATCTCGCAGACTTCGAGGCGGATGACACCGGTGGCGTGCTGAGCAACCTGTTGGCCGAGGAGGACGAACTCGACCGCCGCGGGCTGTGGCGGATCGGATCCTGGGGCGTCGGCGCCACGGCTGCGGTGGTTCTAGCCGTGATGGCCAACCAGTCGTCGCTCGGGTTGAAGCGGGAACAGGTCGCCGCCACCGATCTGACCCGGCAGGCGCAGCAGATCCAGGTGGTTGCGCGGGAAACCCAGAACGAGGCGCGGCGGCTTTCCGCCGCCATCGATACGCTCAATAGTGATCGCGACCGGCTGTATTCCCGCGTCACCAGCCTGGAACAGGGGCTCGACTCTGTTACCGGGGCCATCGCCCGGCAGGCTTCCGCTTCGGCTTCACCACCTGTTGCAAATCCGGAACCGCAGGCCGCCGCAAACCCGCCGCCGTCGCCGGCCGTCGCGCCGGTAGCGACTAGCCCGGCCACGCTGCCCGCTGCCGATAAATCCACTGCCGCCACCGCGGAGCCCGCCCCGGCTGCGGTGTACTCCGCCGCCAAGGATGCCGCGAAGACCGACGCGGCCAAAGCGGAGAGCGCCAAGCCGGAAACGGCGAAGGCGGATTTGCCAAAGGTAGAGCTGGCAAAAGCGGACTTGACAAAAGCGGACTTGGCAAACGCGGACTTGGCAAAGGCCGACACCGCAAAAGCGGACACGGTCAAGCCGGAGCCGGCAAAGCCCTCGCCCGCCACGCCGCTGATGGCTGCGCAATCGATGATGGCCCCGCCCGATCCCGCCGCTGGCAAGCTGATCGCGCCGGGCAAGGCGCCAAACCCTGTGATCGCAAGCCCGATCCCCGACGTCGCGGCGGCGGCACCATCGGCCGCCGATGCGGAAGCCGACGATGACACGGCGCCAAAAGTCTCGCTGCGGCGAACCGAATTCGGGGTCGATCTTGGCACCGCCAATTCGGTGAACGGCCTGCGCGCGTTGTGGCTCGGGCTGTTGAAATCGAGATCGAACGCCCCCCTGACGGGGTTGCGTCCGATCATCGTCATCAAGGAGGCGACCGGTGGGCTCGGCATGCAGCTTCGCCTGGTGGCGGGTCCCTTGAACGACGCCGGCGCCGCCGCCAGGATCTGCGCCATCTTGACCGAAAACAAGCGGCCTTGCGAGACCACGATCTTCGACGGCCAACGGCTGTCGCTGAAGTCGGATGATCCGCCGCCCACCGCAGCCAAACCGCCGCTGCGCCGGCGCGGCATCGCCAAGCGGGCGGCGGCGGTGGTCGTCGAGGAGGTGGCGAAGAAGCCGGAGGCGCCGCCTGCGCCAACGCAGACGACGCTGTCGTCCTTCTTCAGCCGGAAAAATTCGCAATAA
- the glmU gene encoding bifunctional UDP-N-acetylglucosamine diphosphorylase/glucosamine-1-phosphate N-acetyltransferase GlmU, with the protein MTARSSLTVVLAAGEGTRMRSSLPKVLHPVAGQALLAHVLDAAPHGTGAALAVVIGPDHKAVADEVARIRPEAATFIQAERLGTAHAVLAARAAIARGADDLLVAFGDTPLISANTFARLRAPLEQGAALAVLGFRAADPTGYGRLLLEDGHLMAIREHADATEEERKVTLCNAGVMAFDGHRALEILDRIGNANSKGEYYLVDAVTIVREMGLEAVVIETSEDEVRGINNKAQLAEAEAVMQARLRQAALDAGVTLIAPETIYLAADTIFGSDVTIEPFVVIGPGVTIADGAVIHSFSHIVQASIGKKASIGPYARLRPGTSLGDGVRIGNFVETKAATIEAGAKVNHLSYVGDAHVGANANLGAGTITCNYDGFFKHKTTIGTGAFVGTNSSLVAPVKIGNGAYIGSGSVITKDVPDDAMAVERSPQSNREGGAARYREMKMRAKAEKEG; encoded by the coding sequence ATGACCGCTCGATCCAGCCTGACTGTCGTGCTTGCGGCCGGCGAGGGCACGCGCATGCGATCCTCGCTACCGAAGGTGCTGCACCCCGTCGCCGGCCAGGCGCTGCTGGCGCATGTGCTGGATGCGGCCCCGCACGGAACGGGCGCCGCGCTCGCGGTCGTGATCGGGCCGGACCACAAGGCGGTCGCCGACGAGGTTGCGCGCATCCGCCCCGAGGCGGCAACGTTCATTCAGGCCGAGCGCCTCGGCACCGCGCATGCCGTGCTCGCCGCCCGCGCGGCGATCGCGCGCGGCGCCGACGATTTGCTGGTGGCGTTCGGCGACACGCCGCTGATTTCGGCAAACACCTTTGCGCGGCTGCGCGCGCCGCTGGAGCAGGGCGCGGCGCTGGCCGTGCTCGGCTTCCGCGCCGCGGATCCGACCGGCTATGGCCGCCTGCTGCTCGAGGACGGCCACCTGATGGCGATCCGCGAACATGCCGATGCAACTGAAGAAGAGCGCAAGGTGACGCTGTGCAATGCCGGCGTGATGGCGTTCGACGGCCACAGAGCGCTGGAAATTCTCGACCGGATCGGCAATGCCAACAGCAAGGGCGAGTATTATCTGGTCGATGCCGTTACCATTGTCAGGGAAATGGGATTGGAGGCCGTCGTGATCGAAACCAGCGAGGACGAAGTGCGCGGCATCAACAACAAGGCGCAGCTCGCCGAAGCCGAAGCGGTGATGCAGGCGCGGCTGCGCCAGGCCGCCCTCGATGCCGGCGTGACGCTGATCGCGCCGGAGACGATCTATCTCGCCGCCGACACCATTTTCGGCAGCGACGTCACCATCGAGCCGTTCGTGGTGATCGGCCCCGGCGTCACCATCGCCGACGGCGCGGTGATCCATTCGTTCTCGCACATCGTGCAGGCCTCGATCGGCAAGAAGGCGTCCATCGGTCCCTATGCGCGCCTGCGCCCCGGCACCTCGCTCGGCGACGGCGTTCGGATTGGCAATTTCGTCGAGACAAAAGCCGCGACGATCGAAGCCGGCGCCAAGGTCAACCATCTCTCCTATGTCGGCGACGCCCATGTCGGCGCCAACGCCAATCTCGGCGCCGGCACCATCACCTGCAACTACGACGGCTTCTTCAAGCACAAGACCACGATCGGCACCGGCGCCTTCGTCGGTACCAACTCCTCACTGGTGGCGCCGGTCAAGATCGGCAACGGCGCCTATATCGGTTCGGGCTCGGTGATCACCAAGGACGTGCCCGACGACGCGATGGCCGTGGAGCGCAGCCCGCAGAGCAACCGCGAGGGCGGGGCGGCAAGGTACCGCGAGATGAAGATGCGGGCCAAGGCTGAGAAAGAGGGTTAG
- a CDS encoding DUF6894 family protein, which yields MGRYFFDVIADGELTPDEDGMILPDMASVRREVSLSLADLARDTVRREGCPRLAISVRNEDGPICEAAFQWRLETKHGIACRSSQFPEEIRSSLKKAEQPLMEPERKSPWRNC from the coding sequence ATGGGCCGGTACTTTTTCGATGTTATTGCTGATGGCGAACTAACTCCTGACGAAGACGGCATGATCCTGCCCGACATGGCCTCAGTACGGCGCGAAGTCTCCCTCTCCCTTGCTGATCTCGCGCGCGATACGGTTCGCCGTGAAGGCTGCCCCCGCCTGGCGATCTCGGTGCGCAACGAGGACGGGCCCATATGCGAAGCGGCCTTCCAATGGAGATTGGAGACCAAGCATGGGATCGCTTGCCGTAGTTCGCAGTTCCCTGAAGAAATTCGCAGTTCCCTGAAGAAAGCTGAACAACCGTTAATGGAACCGGAACGAAAGTCCCCATGGCGGAATTGTTAA
- a CDS encoding GFA family protein encodes MADARCSCGAVTLSLPKEPSKIVVACHCIDCQRRTGAPFGVGAYYPADVVTISGTSKEFTHAAASGGKIHNYFCPQCGSTVYWKLSNLPALIAVAVGAMAEPKYPAPVISVFEQSKHDWVQIDGAVEHFRQSYLPKNSN; translated from the coding sequence ATGGCTGACGCTCGATGCAGCTGCGGTGCAGTCACGCTCTCGCTTCCAAAAGAACCATCCAAGATAGTCGTTGCTTGTCATTGCATCGACTGCCAACGCCGAACCGGCGCGCCGTTCGGTGTAGGCGCTTATTACCCCGCCGATGTTGTCACCATCTCGGGGACCTCAAAGGAGTTCACGCACGCCGCCGCAAGCGGCGGGAAAATTCATAACTATTTTTGTCCACAGTGCGGCTCAACAGTCTACTGGAAACTCAGCAATCTGCCCGCGCTGATCGCCGTTGCGGTCGGCGCGATGGCAGAACCAAAATACCCGGCCCCCGTCATATCGGTTTTCGAACAGTCGAAACATGATTGGGTTCAAATTGATGGTGCCGTGGAGCACTTCCGGCAAAGCTACCTCCCAAAAAATTCAAACTGA
- the glmS gene encoding glutamine--fructose-6-phosphate transaminase (isomerizing), giving the protein MCGIVGILGKAPVAELLVDSLKRLEYRGYDSAGVATLEGGHLARRRAEGKLKNLEKRLGAEPLKGHTGIGHTRWATHGRPTENNAHPHATDRVAVVHNGIIENFRELRQALEKKGTVFKTETDTEIVLHLVDSLLQQGIKPVEAVRAALSELRGAFALGFIFSGDDDLMIGARNGPPLAIGHGDGEMYLGSDAIALGPFTDTISYLEDGDWVVLTRKGAVIYDKTNAIVHRDAVKHSAATSLVDKANYRHFMAKEIHEQPEVVGHTLARYIDMASERVILPVKLPFDFRDIQRISITACGTASYAGYVAKYWFERLARIPVEVDVASEFRYREAPLRKGDLAIFISQSGETADTLAALRYAKAQGVHTVSVVNVPTSTIARESETVLQTLAGPEIGVASTKAFTCQLMVLASLAVAAGKARGELSDEDETKLVHGLVEIPRLMTAALTSEPQIEKLARDISKSKDVLYLGRGTSYPLALEGALKLKEISYIHAEGYAAGELKHGPIALIDENMPVVVIAPFDRVFEKTVSNMQEVAARGGNIILMTDAKGAAEATIESLVTIVLPDMAAAFTPMVYAIPVQLLAYHTAVVMGTDVDQPRNLAKSVTVE; this is encoded by the coding sequence ATGTGCGGCATTGTCGGCATTCTTGGGAAAGCTCCGGTCGCGGAGCTGTTGGTGGATTCACTCAAGCGGCTTGAATATCGCGGTTATGATTCCGCAGGCGTCGCCACGCTGGAAGGCGGTCACCTCGCGCGCCGCCGCGCCGAGGGCAAGCTGAAGAACCTCGAAAAGCGGCTGGGTGCCGAACCGCTCAAGGGCCACACCGGAATCGGGCATACCCGCTGGGCGACCCACGGTAGGCCGACCGAGAACAACGCGCATCCGCATGCGACCGATCGCGTCGCCGTGGTTCACAACGGCATCATCGAGAATTTCCGCGAGCTGCGCCAAGCGCTCGAGAAGAAGGGGACGGTGTTCAAGACCGAAACCGATACCGAGATCGTTCTGCACCTGGTCGACAGCCTGCTGCAGCAGGGCATCAAGCCGGTCGAGGCGGTGAGGGCGGCGCTGTCGGAATTGCGCGGCGCGTTCGCGCTCGGGTTCATCTTCTCAGGCGACGACGATCTGATGATCGGCGCCCGCAACGGCCCGCCGCTCGCGATCGGTCACGGCGACGGCGAAATGTATCTGGGGTCGGACGCGATCGCGCTCGGGCCGTTCACTGACACCATCAGCTATCTCGAAGACGGCGACTGGGTGGTGCTGACGCGCAAGGGCGCTGTCATCTACGACAAGACCAACGCGATCGTTCACCGCGATGCGGTCAAGCACAGCGCCGCGACCTCGCTGGTCGACAAGGCGAACTACCGCCATTTCATGGCCAAGGAAATCCATGAGCAGCCGGAAGTGGTCGGCCACACGCTGGCGCGCTACATCGACATGGCGAGCGAGCGCGTCATCCTGCCGGTCAAGCTGCCGTTCGATTTCAGGGACATCCAGCGCATTTCGATCACGGCCTGCGGCACCGCGAGCTATGCCGGCTACGTCGCCAAATACTGGTTCGAGCGGCTGGCGCGCATTCCGGTCGAAGTCGATGTCGCCTCCGAATTCCGCTACCGCGAGGCGCCGTTGCGCAAGGGGGATCTCGCGATCTTCATTTCGCAGTCGGGCGAAACCGCCGACACGCTGGCAGCGCTGCGCTACGCCAAGGCCCAGGGCGTCCACACCGTATCGGTCGTCAACGTGCCGACCTCGACGATTGCGCGCGAAAGCGAAACCGTGCTGCAGACGCTGGCCGGTCCCGAAATCGGCGTCGCCTCGACCAAGGCGTTTACCTGCCAGTTGATGGTGCTGGCCTCGCTCGCGGTCGCGGCCGGCAAGGCGCGCGGCGAATTGTCGGATGAGGACGAGACAAAACTCGTCCACGGCCTCGTCGAGATTCCGCGGCTGATGACGGCGGCGCTGACATCGGAACCGCAGATCGAAAAACTGGCGCGCGACATCTCGAAATCAAAGGACGTGCTCTATCTCGGGCGCGGCACCAGCTATCCGCTGGCGCTGGAAGGCGCGCTGAAGCTGAAGGAAATTTCCTACATCCATGCCGAGGGCTATGCCGCCGGCGAACTCAAGCACGGGCCAATCGCGCTGATCGACGAGAACATGCCGGTCGTGGTGATCGCGCCGTTCGACCGGGTGTTCGAGAAGACCGTTTCCAACATGCAGGAAGTCGCGGCCCGCGGCGGCAACATCATCCTGATGACCGACGCCAAGGGCGCGGCGGAAGCCACCATCGAATCCCTGGTCACCATCGTGCTGCCCGACATGGCGGCGGCGTTCACCCCGATGGTCTATGCCATCCCGGTGCAGTTGCTGGCCTATCATACCGCGGTGGTGATGGGCACCGACGTCGACCAGCCGCGAAATCTCGCGAAATCGGTAACGGTCGAATAG